The Chryseobacterium aureum genome contains a region encoding:
- the ruvX gene encoding Holliday junction resolvase RuvX, translating to MGQILAIDYGKARCGIAATDDMQIIASGLETVENRSLMDFLKKYFSINKVDEVVIGLPIDLKGNVSEVETDILKFIEEFKKEFTDIAVHRFDERFTSKMASFFISQSGKNKKKRQEKGLIDKVSATIILQNFLEQRLR from the coding sequence ATGGGACAAATCCTTGCAATAGACTACGGAAAAGCTCGTTGTGGTATCGCTGCAACGGATGATATGCAGATTATAGCCAGTGGACTGGAGACTGTGGAGAACCGTTCTTTAATGGATTTTTTGAAAAAATATTTCAGTATAAACAAGGTAGATGAAGTAGTAATCGGACTTCCCATAGATTTGAAAGGAAACGTTTCGGAAGTGGAAACGGATATATTAAAATTCATAGAAGAATTTAAAAAAGAATTTACGGATATTGCGGTTCACCGTTTTGACGAAAGATTTACTTCCAAAATGGCCTCGTTTTTCATCTCCCAAAGTGGGAAGAACAAGAAAAAGAGGCAGGAAAAAGGATTAATAGATAAAGTAAGTGCAACGATCATATTGCAGAATTTTTTAGAACAAAGATTAAGATGA
- the def gene encoding peptide deformylase — protein MILPIRAFGDPVLRKVGKDIDKDYPGLQELIDNMFETMYSANGIGLAAPQIGLDIRLFVIDVTPLAEDEDYEDIKDELATFKKVFINAQILEESGEEWKFNEGCLSIPDVREDVKRKGTIVIEYYDENFVKHTETFSDIRARVIQHEYDHIEGVLFTDHLSALKKKLVKGKLTKISQGDVSIGYKMRFPK, from the coding sequence ATGATTTTACCGATAAGAGCTTTTGGGGATCCTGTTTTGAGAAAAGTAGGAAAAGATATAGACAAAGACTATCCCGGATTACAGGAACTGATAGATAACATGTTCGAAACCATGTACAGCGCAAATGGCATAGGTCTTGCAGCGCCACAGATTGGTTTGGATATCCGCCTGTTTGTAATAGATGTGACGCCTCTTGCTGAAGATGAGGATTATGAAGATATTAAAGATGAGCTGGCAACATTCAAGAAAGTATTCATCAATGCTCAGATTCTTGAAGAATCCGGTGAAGAATGGAAGTTCAACGAAGGCTGTCTTTCTATTCCGGATGTAAGAGAAGATGTGAAAAGAAAAGGTACCATCGTTATTGAATATTATGACGAAAATTTTGTGAAACATACAGAAACTTTTTCCGATATTAGAGCCCGCGTAATTCAGCATGAATATGACCACATTGAAGGGGTGCTGTTTACCGATCACTTAAGCGCTCTGAAGAAGAAGCTGGTAAAAGGAAAACTCACAAAAATCTCTCAGGGTGACGTAAGCATCGGTTACAAAATGAGATTTCCAAAATAA
- a CDS encoding DUF5606 family protein, which translates to MLLEKIISISGKPGLFKLVSQLRNGFIIEDVTNKKKVSIGNSSQVSLLDNIAMFTFEKEVPLFEVFENIAKNNGYKETISHKSSDAELKDFMLASLPNYDTERVYSSDIKKLAQWYNILQKAGYITPESFVKAEPETLEGEPAAEEVSIEKEAKKAPKAEKPATPKVKATSAAKSAPKSTHRKQG; encoded by the coding sequence ATGCTGTTAGAAAAAATAATTTCAATTTCTGGAAAACCAGGACTTTTCAAATTAGTTTCTCAATTAAGAAACGGATTCATCATTGAAGATGTTACCAACAAGAAAAAAGTGAGCATTGGAAACTCAAGCCAGGTGAGCTTACTGGATAATATTGCTATGTTTACATTTGAAAAAGAAGTTCCTTTGTTCGAAGTATTTGAAAATATTGCTAAAAACAATGGTTATAAGGAAACTATTTCTCACAAATCTTCTGATGCAGAGTTGAAAGACTTCATGCTGGCATCTCTTCCTAACTATGATACGGAAAGAGTATATTCTTCTGATATCAAGAAATTGGCCCAGTGGTACAACATCCTTCAGAAAGCAGGGTACATTACTCCTGAAAGCTTTGTAAAGGCAGAGCCTGAAACTTTAGAAGGTGAACCAGCTGCGGAAGAAGTAAGCATTGAAAAAGAAGCAAAAAAAGCTCCGAAAGCTGAAAAACCGGCTACTCCAAAAGTAAAAGCTACTTCAGCTGCAAAATCAGCTCCGAAAAGTACACACAGAAAACAAGGATAA
- the mazG gene encoding nucleoside triphosphate pyrophosphohydrolase, translated as MNTKQEKLEAFGRLLDIMDDLREKCPWDQKQTLQSLRHLTLEETYELSDAILQEDLQEIKKELGDVLLHLVFYAKIGSEKESFDIADVINSLNEKLIFRHPHIYGDVEVKDEEEVKQNWEKLKLKEGNKSILGGVPKSLPSLVKAYRIQDKVKGIGFEFHNAEDAWKKVDEEIQEFHAETDLDKKEQELGDVFFSLINYARISGINPDSALERTNLKFISRFQKMENLAGEQDLKLADMSLEEMDVLWEQAKKLS; from the coding sequence ATGAATACGAAACAGGAGAAACTGGAAGCCTTTGGCAGATTGCTGGATATTATGGATGATCTGCGTGAAAAATGTCCGTGGGATCAGAAACAGACGCTGCAGTCCCTACGCCATCTTACCCTTGAGGAGACTTATGAGCTTTCAGATGCTATTTTACAGGAAGATTTACAGGAAATAAAAAAAGAATTGGGTGATGTTCTGCTTCATCTGGTTTTTTATGCTAAAATCGGGTCGGAAAAAGAAAGCTTTGATATCGCTGATGTCATCAATTCCCTGAATGAAAAGCTGATTTTCCGCCATCCTCATATCTATGGAGATGTTGAAGTGAAGGATGAGGAAGAAGTGAAGCAGAACTGGGAAAAACTGAAATTAAAAGAAGGAAACAAATCCATTTTGGGTGGTGTTCCGAAAAGCCTGCCGAGCTTGGTGAAAGCTTACAGGATCCAGGATAAGGTAAAGGGAATTGGTTTTGAATTTCATAATGCTGAAGACGCCTGGAAAAAAGTGGATGAAGAGATTCAGGAATTCCATGCTGAGACGGATTTGGATAAGAAAGAACAGGAACTGGGTGATGTATTTTTCTCCCTGATCAATTATGCAAGAATCTCGGGAATCAATCCGGATTCTGCCCTGGAAAGAACCAACCTGAAGTTTATTTCAAGGTTTCAAAAAATGGAAAATCTTGCCGGAGAGCAGGATCTGAAACTGGCAGATATGTCTCTTGAAGAAATGGATGTTCTTTGGGAACAAGCAAAAAAACTTTCATAA